In Equus przewalskii isolate Varuska chromosome 6, EquPr2, whole genome shotgun sequence, one DNA window encodes the following:
- the USP28 gene encoding ubiquitin carboxyl-terminal hydrolase 28 isoform X5, whose product MTAELQQDDAAGAADRQGSSCQMLLNQLREITGIQDPSFLHEALKASNGDITQAVSLLTDERVKEPSQDSVATEPSEVEGSAANKEVLAKVIDLTHDNKDDLQAAIALSLLESPKIQADGRDLNRMHEATPAETKRSKRKRCEVWGENPNPNDWRRVDGWPVGLKNVGNTCWFSAVIQSLFQLPEFRRLVLSYSLPQNVLENCPSHTEKRNIVFMQELQYLFALMMGSNRKFVDPSAALDLLKGAFRSPEEQQQDVSEFTHKLLDWLEDAFQLAVNVNSDPRNKSENPMVQLFYGTFLTEGVREGKHFCNNETFGQYPLQVNGYRNLDECLEGAMVEGDIELLPSDHSVKYGQERWFTKLPPVLTFELSRFEFNQSLGQPEKIHNKLEFPQIIYMDRYMYRSKELIRSKRECVRKLKEEVKVLQQKLERYVKYGSGPARFPLPDMLKYVIEFASTKPASESSSSQSDARLTLPVSSVHSPGSDLTSEESTSKESSSQDVESSFSSCEDCLHKSETVNNPLRASRSSMEMPARPAPRTVTDEEINFVKTCLQRWRSEIEQDIQDLKNCIASTTQTIEQMYCDPLLRQVPYRLHAVLVHEGQANAGHYWAYIYNQPRQVWLKYNDISVTESSWEELERDSYGGLRNVSAYCLMYINDKLPHFSAEAAPDESDQMLGEVEALSVELKHYIQEDNWRFEQEVEEWEEEQSCKIPQMESSTSSASQDFSTSQEPPVASSHGARCLSSEHAVIVKEQTAQAIANTARAYEKSGVEAALSEAFHEEYSRLYQLAKETPTSHSDPRLQHVLIYFFQNEAPKRVVERTLLEQFADKNLSYDERSISIMKVAQAKLKEIGPDDMNMEEYKKWHEDYSLFRKVSVYLLTGLELYQKGKYQEALSYLVYAYQSNAALLMKGPRRGVKESVIALYRRKCLLELNAKAASLFETNDDNSVTEGINVMNELIIPCIHLIINNDISKDDLDAIEIMRNHWCSYLGQDIAENLQLCLGEFLPRLLDPSTEIIVLKEPPTIRPNSPYDLCSRFAAVMESIQGVSAVTVN is encoded by the exons AGCTGCCAAATGCTGTTAAATCAACTGAGAGAAATCACAGGCATCCAAgatccttcctttcttcatgaAGCTCTCAAG GCCAGTAATGGTGACATCACCCAGGCAGTCAGCTTGCTTACTGATGAAAGAGTTAAGGAGCCCAGTCAAGACTCTGTTGCTACAGAACCATCTGAAGTAGAGGGGAGTGCTGCCAACAAAGAAGTATTAGCAA AAGTAATAGACCTTACTCATGATAACAAAGATGATCTTCAGGCTGCCATTGCTTTGAGTCTACTGGAGTCCCCCAAAATTCAAGCTGATGGAAGAGATCTTAACAG GATGCATGAGGCAACCCCTGCAGAAACTAAACGCTCAAAAAGAAAACGCTGTGAAGTCTGGGGAGAAAATCCCAATCCCAATGACTGGAGGCGAGTTGATGGTTGGCCAGTTGGGCTGAAAAATGTTGGCAATACATGTTGGTTTAGTGCTGTTATTCAG tcTCTCTTTCAATTGCCTGAATTTCGAAGACTTGTGCTCAGCTATAGTCTGCCACAGAATGTGCTTGAAAATTGTCCAAGTCACACG gaaaagagaaacatcGTGTTTATGCAAGAGCTTCAGTATTTGTTTGCTCTGATGATGGGATCAAATCGCAAATTTGTAGACCCTTCCGCAGCCCTAGATCTCTTGAAGGGAGCGTTCCGATCACCTGAGGAACAGCAG CAAGATGTGAGTGAATTCACACACAAGCTCCTGGATTGGCTAGAGGACGCATTCCAGCTAGCTGTTAATGTTAA cagcgATCCCAGGAACAAATCTGAAAATCCAATGGTGCAGCTCTTCTACGGTACTTTCCTCACTGAAGGGGTTCGTGAAG GAAAGCACTTTTGTAACAATGAGACCTTCGGCCAGTATCCCCTTCAGGTAAATGGTTATCGCAACTTAGACGAATGTTTGGAAGGGGCCATGGTGGAGGGTGACATTGAGCTGCTTCCTTCCGATCATTCAGTGAAGTATGGACAAGAG CGTTGGTTTACAAAGCTACCTCCGGTGTTGACCTTTGAACTCTCAAGATTTGAGTTCAATCAGTCCCTTGGTCAGCCAGAGAAAATTCACAATAAGCTGGAGTTTCCTCAGATCATTTATATGGACAG GTACATGTACAGGAGTAAAGAGCTCATTCGAAGTAAGAGAGAGTGCGTTCGAAAGCTGAAAGAGGAAGTAAAAGTTCTGCAGCAAAAACTGGAAAG GTACGTGAAGTACGGCTCAGGCCCAGCTCGGTTCCCGCTCCCAGACATGCTGAAGTATGTTATTGAATTTGCTAGTACAAAACCTGCCTCAGAAAGCTCTTCGTCTCAGAGTGATGCCCGTCTGACGTTACCAGTTTCTTCAGTGCACTCTCCGGGTTCTGACCTGACATCCGAGGAAag TACAAGTAAAGAAAGCTCTTCTCAGGATGTTGAAAGTTCCTTCTCTTCTTGTGAAGATTGTCTACACAAGTCTGAGACAGTGAATAATCCGCTGAGGGCTTCCCGGTCTTCCATGGAAATGCCCGCACGGCCAGCTCCTCGAACGGTCACAGATGAGGAGATAAACTTTGTTAAGACCTGTCTTCAGAGGTGGAGGAGTGAGATCGAGCAGGATATACAAG ATTTAAAGAATTGCATTGCAAGCACTACCCAGACTATTGAGCAGATGTACTGTGATCCTCTCCTTCGTCAG GTGCCTTATCGCTTGCATGCGGTTCTTGTTCATGAAGGAcaagcaaatgccggacactaCTGGGCCTATATCTACAATCAACCCCGACAAGTCTGGCTCAAGTACAATGACATCTCTGTTACCGAATCTTCCTGGGAAGAACTTGAAAGAGATTCCTATGGGGGCCTGAGAAATGTTAGTGCTTACTGTCTGATGTACATTAACGACAAGCTACCCCACTTCAGTGCAG AGGCAGCCCCTGATGAATCCGATCAGATGTTAGGAGAAGTGGAAGCCCTGTCTGTTGAACTGAAGCATTACATTCAGGAAGACAACTGGAGGTTCGAGCAGGAGGTGGAGGAGTGGGAAGAAGAGCAGTCTTGCAAAATCCCTCAGATGGAGTCCTCCACCAGCTCCGCATCACAGGACTTCTCCACGTCACAAG AGCCTCCAGTAGCCTCTTCTCATGGGGCTCGCTGCCTGTCGTCTGAGCACGCTGTGATTGTAAAGGAGCAGACTGCCCAGGCTATTGCAAACACGGCACGTGCCTATGAGAAGAGTGGTGTAGAAGCAGCCCTGAGTGAG GCATTCCATGAAGAATACTCCAGACTCTATCAGCTTGCCAAGGagacccccacctcccacagtgATCCTCGACTTCAACACGTGCTTATCTACTTTTTCCAAAATGAAGCACCCAAGAGGGTGGTAGAACGGACCCTTTTGGAACAGTTTGCAGATAAAAATCTCAGCTATGATGAAAG GTCAATCAGTATTATGAAAGTGGCTCAAGCTAAACTGAAGGAGATTGGTCCAGATGACATGAATATGGAAGAGTACAAG AAGTGGCATGAAGATTATAGTTTGTTTCGAAAGGTGTCTGTGTATCTCCTAACAGGCCTGGAACTGTATCAAAAAGGAAA GTACCAAGAGGCGCTTTCCTACCTAGTGTATGCATATCAGAGCAATGCCGCGCTGCTGATGAAGGGGCCCCGCCGCGGGGTGAAGGAGTCCGTGATCGCTTTGTACCGGAGAAAATGCCTTCTG GAGCTGAATGCCAAAGCAGCTTCTCTCTTTGAAACAAATGATGACAACTCGGTAACAGAGGGCATTAATGTGATGAATGAGTTGATCATTCCCTGCATTCACCTTATCATTAATAATGATATCTCCAAGGATGACCTAGATGCCATTGAGATCATGAGAAACCATTGGTGCTCTTACCTTGGGCAAGATATTGCAG AGAATCTGCAGCTGTGCTTAGGGGAGTTTCTACCCAGGCTTCTAGATCCTTCTACAGAAATCATTGTCTTGAAGGAGCCTCCGACTATTCGACCTAATTCTCCCTATGACCTTTGTAGCCGATTTGCAGCTGTCATGGAGTCAATTCAGGGGGTTTCAGCTGTGACAGTGAACTAA
- the USP28 gene encoding ubiquitin carboxyl-terminal hydrolase 28 isoform X6, with protein MTAELQQDDAAGAADRQGSSCQMLLNQLREITGIQDPSFLHEALKASNGDITQAVSLLTDERVKEPSQDSVATEPSEVEGSAANKEVLAKVIDLTHDNKDDLQAAIALSLLESPKIQADGRDLNRMHEATPAETKRSKRKRCEVWGENPNPNDWRRVDGWPVGLKNVGNTCWFSAVIQSLFQLPEFRRLVLSYSLPQNVLENCPSHTEKRNIVFMQELQYLFALMMGSNRKFVDPSAALDLLKGAFRSPEEQQQDVSEFTHKLLDWLEDAFQLAVNVNDPRNKSENPMVQLFYGTFLTEGVREGKHFCNNETFGQYPLQVNGYRNLDECLEGAMVEGDIELLPSDHSVKYGQERWFTKLPPVLTFELSRFEFNQSLGQPEKIHNKLEFPQIIYMDRYMYRSKELIRSKRECVRKLKEEVKVLQQKLERYVKYGSGPARFPLPDMLKYVIEFASTKPASESSSSQSDARLTLPVSSVHSPGSDLTSEESTSKESSSQDVESSFSSCEDCLHKSETVNNPLRASRSSMEMPARPAPRTVTDEEINFVKTCLQRWRSEIEQDIQDLKNCIASTTQTIEQMYCDPLLRQVPYRLHAVLVHEGQANAGHYWAYIYNQPRQVWLKYNDISVTESSWEELERDSYGGLRNVSAYCLMYINDKLPHFSAEAAPDESDQMLGEVEALSVELKHYIQEDNWRFEQEVEEWEEEQSCKIPQMESSTSSASQDFSTSQEPPVASSHGARCLSSEHAVIVKEQTAQAIANTARAYEKSGVEAALSEAFHEEYSRLYQLAKETPTSHSDPRLQHVLIYFFQNEAPKRVVERTLLEQFADKNLSYDERSISIMKVAQAKLKEIGPDDMNMEEYKKWHEDYSLFRKVSVYLLTGLELYQKGKYQEALSYLVYAYQSNAALLMKGPRRGVKESVIALYRRKCLLELNAKAASLFETNDDNSVTEGINVMNELIIPCIHLIINNDISKDDLDAIEIMRNHWCSYLGQDIAENLQLCLGEFLPRLLDPSTEIIVLKEPPTIRPNSPYDLCSRFAAVMESIQGVSAVTVN; from the exons AGCTGCCAAATGCTGTTAAATCAACTGAGAGAAATCACAGGCATCCAAgatccttcctttcttcatgaAGCTCTCAAG GCCAGTAATGGTGACATCACCCAGGCAGTCAGCTTGCTTACTGATGAAAGAGTTAAGGAGCCCAGTCAAGACTCTGTTGCTACAGAACCATCTGAAGTAGAGGGGAGTGCTGCCAACAAAGAAGTATTAGCAA AAGTAATAGACCTTACTCATGATAACAAAGATGATCTTCAGGCTGCCATTGCTTTGAGTCTACTGGAGTCCCCCAAAATTCAAGCTGATGGAAGAGATCTTAACAG GATGCATGAGGCAACCCCTGCAGAAACTAAACGCTCAAAAAGAAAACGCTGTGAAGTCTGGGGAGAAAATCCCAATCCCAATGACTGGAGGCGAGTTGATGGTTGGCCAGTTGGGCTGAAAAATGTTGGCAATACATGTTGGTTTAGTGCTGTTATTCAG tcTCTCTTTCAATTGCCTGAATTTCGAAGACTTGTGCTCAGCTATAGTCTGCCACAGAATGTGCTTGAAAATTGTCCAAGTCACACG gaaaagagaaacatcGTGTTTATGCAAGAGCTTCAGTATTTGTTTGCTCTGATGATGGGATCAAATCGCAAATTTGTAGACCCTTCCGCAGCCCTAGATCTCTTGAAGGGAGCGTTCCGATCACCTGAGGAACAGCAG CAAGATGTGAGTGAATTCACACACAAGCTCCTGGATTGGCTAGAGGACGCATTCCAGCTAGCTGTTAATGTTAA cgATCCCAGGAACAAATCTGAAAATCCAATGGTGCAGCTCTTCTACGGTACTTTCCTCACTGAAGGGGTTCGTGAAG GAAAGCACTTTTGTAACAATGAGACCTTCGGCCAGTATCCCCTTCAGGTAAATGGTTATCGCAACTTAGACGAATGTTTGGAAGGGGCCATGGTGGAGGGTGACATTGAGCTGCTTCCTTCCGATCATTCAGTGAAGTATGGACAAGAG CGTTGGTTTACAAAGCTACCTCCGGTGTTGACCTTTGAACTCTCAAGATTTGAGTTCAATCAGTCCCTTGGTCAGCCAGAGAAAATTCACAATAAGCTGGAGTTTCCTCAGATCATTTATATGGACAG GTACATGTACAGGAGTAAAGAGCTCATTCGAAGTAAGAGAGAGTGCGTTCGAAAGCTGAAAGAGGAAGTAAAAGTTCTGCAGCAAAAACTGGAAAG GTACGTGAAGTACGGCTCAGGCCCAGCTCGGTTCCCGCTCCCAGACATGCTGAAGTATGTTATTGAATTTGCTAGTACAAAACCTGCCTCAGAAAGCTCTTCGTCTCAGAGTGATGCCCGTCTGACGTTACCAGTTTCTTCAGTGCACTCTCCGGGTTCTGACCTGACATCCGAGGAAag TACAAGTAAAGAAAGCTCTTCTCAGGATGTTGAAAGTTCCTTCTCTTCTTGTGAAGATTGTCTACACAAGTCTGAGACAGTGAATAATCCGCTGAGGGCTTCCCGGTCTTCCATGGAAATGCCCGCACGGCCAGCTCCTCGAACGGTCACAGATGAGGAGATAAACTTTGTTAAGACCTGTCTTCAGAGGTGGAGGAGTGAGATCGAGCAGGATATACAAG ATTTAAAGAATTGCATTGCAAGCACTACCCAGACTATTGAGCAGATGTACTGTGATCCTCTCCTTCGTCAG GTGCCTTATCGCTTGCATGCGGTTCTTGTTCATGAAGGAcaagcaaatgccggacactaCTGGGCCTATATCTACAATCAACCCCGACAAGTCTGGCTCAAGTACAATGACATCTCTGTTACCGAATCTTCCTGGGAAGAACTTGAAAGAGATTCCTATGGGGGCCTGAGAAATGTTAGTGCTTACTGTCTGATGTACATTAACGACAAGCTACCCCACTTCAGTGCAG AGGCAGCCCCTGATGAATCCGATCAGATGTTAGGAGAAGTGGAAGCCCTGTCTGTTGAACTGAAGCATTACATTCAGGAAGACAACTGGAGGTTCGAGCAGGAGGTGGAGGAGTGGGAAGAAGAGCAGTCTTGCAAAATCCCTCAGATGGAGTCCTCCACCAGCTCCGCATCACAGGACTTCTCCACGTCACAAG AGCCTCCAGTAGCCTCTTCTCATGGGGCTCGCTGCCTGTCGTCTGAGCACGCTGTGATTGTAAAGGAGCAGACTGCCCAGGCTATTGCAAACACGGCACGTGCCTATGAGAAGAGTGGTGTAGAAGCAGCCCTGAGTGAG GCATTCCATGAAGAATACTCCAGACTCTATCAGCTTGCCAAGGagacccccacctcccacagtgATCCTCGACTTCAACACGTGCTTATCTACTTTTTCCAAAATGAAGCACCCAAGAGGGTGGTAGAACGGACCCTTTTGGAACAGTTTGCAGATAAAAATCTCAGCTATGATGAAAG GTCAATCAGTATTATGAAAGTGGCTCAAGCTAAACTGAAGGAGATTGGTCCAGATGACATGAATATGGAAGAGTACAAG AAGTGGCATGAAGATTATAGTTTGTTTCGAAAGGTGTCTGTGTATCTCCTAACAGGCCTGGAACTGTATCAAAAAGGAAA GTACCAAGAGGCGCTTTCCTACCTAGTGTATGCATATCAGAGCAATGCCGCGCTGCTGATGAAGGGGCCCCGCCGCGGGGTGAAGGAGTCCGTGATCGCTTTGTACCGGAGAAAATGCCTTCTG GAGCTGAATGCCAAAGCAGCTTCTCTCTTTGAAACAAATGATGACAACTCGGTAACAGAGGGCATTAATGTGATGAATGAGTTGATCATTCCCTGCATTCACCTTATCATTAATAATGATATCTCCAAGGATGACCTAGATGCCATTGAGATCATGAGAAACCATTGGTGCTCTTACCTTGGGCAAGATATTGCAG AGAATCTGCAGCTGTGCTTAGGGGAGTTTCTACCCAGGCTTCTAGATCCTTCTACAGAAATCATTGTCTTGAAGGAGCCTCCGACTATTCGACCTAATTCTCCCTATGACCTTTGTAGCCGATTTGCAGCTGTCATGGAGTCAATTCAGGGGGTTTCAGCTGTGACAGTGAACTAA
- the USP28 gene encoding ubiquitin carboxyl-terminal hydrolase 28 isoform X2, with protein MTAELQQDDAAGAADRQGSSCQMLLNQLREITGIQDPSFLHEALKASNGDITQAVSLLTDERVKEPSQDSVATEPSEVEGSAANKEVLAKVIDLTHDNKDDLQAAIALSLLESPKIQADGRDLNRMHEATPAETKRSKRKRCEVWGENPNPNDWRRVDGWPVGLKNVGNTCWFSAVIQSLFQLPEFRRLVLSYSLPQNVLENCPSHTEKRNIVFMQELQYLFALMMGSNRKFVDPSAALDLLKGAFRSPEEQQQDVSEFTHKLLDWLEDAFQLAVNVNDPRNKSENPMVQLFYGTFLTEGVREGKHFCNNETFGQYPLQVNGYRNLDECLEGAMVEGDIELLPSDHSVKYGQERWFTKLPPVLTFELSRFEFNQSLGQPEKIHNKLEFPQIIYMDRYMYRSKELIRSKRECVRKLKEEVKVLQQKLERYVKYGSGPARFPLPDMLKYVIEFASTKPASESSSSQSDARLTLPVSSVHSPGSDLTSEESTSKESSSQDVESSFSSCEDCLHKSETVNNPLRASRSSMEMPARPAPRTVTDEEINFVKTCLQRWRSEIEQDIQDLKNCIASTTQTIEQMYCDPLLRQVPYRLHAVLVHEGQANAGHYWAYIYNQPRQVWLKYNDISVTESSWEELERDSYGGLRNVSAYCLMYINDKLPHFSAEAAPDESDQMLGEVEALSVELKHYIQEDNWRFEQEVEEWEEEQSCKIPQMESSTSSASQDFSTSQEPPVASSHGARCLSSEHAVIVKEQTAQAIANTARAYEKSGVEAALSEETEPKKPMPPETNLAEQSEQPQKANDAESAAQPNSEVSEVEIPSVGRILVRSDADGYDEEVMLSPAMQGVILAIAKARQTFDRDGSEAGLIKAFHEEYSRLYQLAKETPTSHSDPRLQHVLIYFFQNEAPKRVVERTLLEQFADKNLSYDERSISIMKVAQAKLKEIGPDDMNMEEYKKWHEDYSLFRKVSVYLLTGLELYQKGKYQEALSYLVYAYQSNAALLMKGPRRGVKESVIALYRRKCLLELNAKAASLFETNDDNSVTEGINVMNELIIPCIHLIINNDISKDDLDAIEIMRNHWCSYLGQDIAENLQLCLGEFLPRLLDPSTEIIVLKEPPTIRPNSPYDLCSRFAAVMESIQGVSAVTVN; from the exons AGCTGCCAAATGCTGTTAAATCAACTGAGAGAAATCACAGGCATCCAAgatccttcctttcttcatgaAGCTCTCAAG GCCAGTAATGGTGACATCACCCAGGCAGTCAGCTTGCTTACTGATGAAAGAGTTAAGGAGCCCAGTCAAGACTCTGTTGCTACAGAACCATCTGAAGTAGAGGGGAGTGCTGCCAACAAAGAAGTATTAGCAA AAGTAATAGACCTTACTCATGATAACAAAGATGATCTTCAGGCTGCCATTGCTTTGAGTCTACTGGAGTCCCCCAAAATTCAAGCTGATGGAAGAGATCTTAACAG GATGCATGAGGCAACCCCTGCAGAAACTAAACGCTCAAAAAGAAAACGCTGTGAAGTCTGGGGAGAAAATCCCAATCCCAATGACTGGAGGCGAGTTGATGGTTGGCCAGTTGGGCTGAAAAATGTTGGCAATACATGTTGGTTTAGTGCTGTTATTCAG tcTCTCTTTCAATTGCCTGAATTTCGAAGACTTGTGCTCAGCTATAGTCTGCCACAGAATGTGCTTGAAAATTGTCCAAGTCACACG gaaaagagaaacatcGTGTTTATGCAAGAGCTTCAGTATTTGTTTGCTCTGATGATGGGATCAAATCGCAAATTTGTAGACCCTTCCGCAGCCCTAGATCTCTTGAAGGGAGCGTTCCGATCACCTGAGGAACAGCAG CAAGATGTGAGTGAATTCACACACAAGCTCCTGGATTGGCTAGAGGACGCATTCCAGCTAGCTGTTAATGTTAA cgATCCCAGGAACAAATCTGAAAATCCAATGGTGCAGCTCTTCTACGGTACTTTCCTCACTGAAGGGGTTCGTGAAG GAAAGCACTTTTGTAACAATGAGACCTTCGGCCAGTATCCCCTTCAGGTAAATGGTTATCGCAACTTAGACGAATGTTTGGAAGGGGCCATGGTGGAGGGTGACATTGAGCTGCTTCCTTCCGATCATTCAGTGAAGTATGGACAAGAG CGTTGGTTTACAAAGCTACCTCCGGTGTTGACCTTTGAACTCTCAAGATTTGAGTTCAATCAGTCCCTTGGTCAGCCAGAGAAAATTCACAATAAGCTGGAGTTTCCTCAGATCATTTATATGGACAG GTACATGTACAGGAGTAAAGAGCTCATTCGAAGTAAGAGAGAGTGCGTTCGAAAGCTGAAAGAGGAAGTAAAAGTTCTGCAGCAAAAACTGGAAAG GTACGTGAAGTACGGCTCAGGCCCAGCTCGGTTCCCGCTCCCAGACATGCTGAAGTATGTTATTGAATTTGCTAGTACAAAACCTGCCTCAGAAAGCTCTTCGTCTCAGAGTGATGCCCGTCTGACGTTACCAGTTTCTTCAGTGCACTCTCCGGGTTCTGACCTGACATCCGAGGAAag TACAAGTAAAGAAAGCTCTTCTCAGGATGTTGAAAGTTCCTTCTCTTCTTGTGAAGATTGTCTACACAAGTCTGAGACAGTGAATAATCCGCTGAGGGCTTCCCGGTCTTCCATGGAAATGCCCGCACGGCCAGCTCCTCGAACGGTCACAGATGAGGAGATAAACTTTGTTAAGACCTGTCTTCAGAGGTGGAGGAGTGAGATCGAGCAGGATATACAAG ATTTAAAGAATTGCATTGCAAGCACTACCCAGACTATTGAGCAGATGTACTGTGATCCTCTCCTTCGTCAG GTGCCTTATCGCTTGCATGCGGTTCTTGTTCATGAAGGAcaagcaaatgccggacactaCTGGGCCTATATCTACAATCAACCCCGACAAGTCTGGCTCAAGTACAATGACATCTCTGTTACCGAATCTTCCTGGGAAGAACTTGAAAGAGATTCCTATGGGGGCCTGAGAAATGTTAGTGCTTACTGTCTGATGTACATTAACGACAAGCTACCCCACTTCAGTGCAG AGGCAGCCCCTGATGAATCCGATCAGATGTTAGGAGAAGTGGAAGCCCTGTCTGTTGAACTGAAGCATTACATTCAGGAAGACAACTGGAGGTTCGAGCAGGAGGTGGAGGAGTGGGAAGAAGAGCAGTCTTGCAAAATCCCTCAGATGGAGTCCTCCACCAGCTCCGCATCACAGGACTTCTCCACGTCACAAG AGCCTCCAGTAGCCTCTTCTCATGGGGCTCGCTGCCTGTCGTCTGAGCACGCTGTGATTGTAAAGGAGCAGACTGCCCAGGCTATTGCAAACACGGCACGTGCCTATGAGAAGAGTGGTGTAGAAGCAGCCCTGAGTGAG GAAACTGAACCCAAGAAGCCCATGCCCCCGGAAACAAACCTTGCAGAGCAGTCAGAACAGCCCCAAAAGGCTAATGATGCAGAATCTGCTGCCCAGCCTAATTCTGAGGTCTCTGAAGTCGAGATTCCCAGTGTGGGAAGGATTCTGGTTAGATCTGATGCAGATGGATATGATGAGGAG GTGATGCTGAGCCCTGCCATGCAAGGGGTCATCCTGGCCATAGCTAAAGCCCGTCAGACCTTTGACCGAGACGGGTCTGAAGCAGGGCTTATTAAG GCATTCCATGAAGAATACTCCAGACTCTATCAGCTTGCCAAGGagacccccacctcccacagtgATCCTCGACTTCAACACGTGCTTATCTACTTTTTCCAAAATGAAGCACCCAAGAGGGTGGTAGAACGGACCCTTTTGGAACAGTTTGCAGATAAAAATCTCAGCTATGATGAAAG GTCAATCAGTATTATGAAAGTGGCTCAAGCTAAACTGAAGGAGATTGGTCCAGATGACATGAATATGGAAGAGTACAAG AAGTGGCATGAAGATTATAGTTTGTTTCGAAAGGTGTCTGTGTATCTCCTAACAGGCCTGGAACTGTATCAAAAAGGAAA GTACCAAGAGGCGCTTTCCTACCTAGTGTATGCATATCAGAGCAATGCCGCGCTGCTGATGAAGGGGCCCCGCCGCGGGGTGAAGGAGTCCGTGATCGCTTTGTACCGGAGAAAATGCCTTCTG GAGCTGAATGCCAAAGCAGCTTCTCTCTTTGAAACAAATGATGACAACTCGGTAACAGAGGGCATTAATGTGATGAATGAGTTGATCATTCCCTGCATTCACCTTATCATTAATAATGATATCTCCAAGGATGACCTAGATGCCATTGAGATCATGAGAAACCATTGGTGCTCTTACCTTGGGCAAGATATTGCAG AGAATCTGCAGCTGTGCTTAGGGGAGTTTCTACCCAGGCTTCTAGATCCTTCTACAGAAATCATTGTCTTGAAGGAGCCTCCGACTATTCGACCTAATTCTCCCTATGACCTTTGTAGCCGATTTGCAGCTGTCATGGAGTCAATTCAGGGGGTTTCAGCTGTGACAGTGAACTAA